A single region of the Vidua macroura isolate BioBank_ID:100142 chromosome 12, ASM2450914v1, whole genome shotgun sequence genome encodes:
- the MFGE8 gene encoding lactadherin isoform X2 produces the protein MGAARLFRALLAVAVAFPLLLLVSGDFCDVNHCQNGGTCLTGINEAPFFCICPEGYVGIDCNETEKGPCHPNPCHNNGECQLVPNRGDVFTDYICKCPAGYDGVHCQNNKNECSSQPCKNGGTCLDLDGDYTCKCPSPFLGKTCHVRCAVLLGMEGGAISDAQLSASSVYYGFLGLQRWGPELARLNNHGIVNAWTSSNYDKNPWIQANLLRKMRLSGIITQGARRVGQQEFVRAYKVAYSLDGREFTFFKDEKKDVDKVFEGNVDYGTMQTNMFNPPITAQFIRIYPVMCRRACTLRFELIGCEMNGCSEPLGMKSHLISDQQITASSVFKTWGIDAFAWHPHYARLDMTGKTNAWTALKNDQSEWLQIDLRDQKKVTGIITQGARDFGHIQYVAAYKVAYSDNGTSWTLYRDAQTNSTKIFHGNNDNYSHKKNVFDVPFYARYVRILPVAWNNRITLRVELLGCDE, from the exons ATGGGGGCGGCGAGGTTGTTTAGGGCGCTGCTCGCCGTGGCGGTGGCGttcccgctgctgctgctcgtgTCCG GTGACTTCTGCGACGTGAACCACTGTCAGAATGGGGGCACCTGCCTGACTGGGATTAATGAGGCCCCCTTCTTCTGCATCTGCCCTGAGGGCTATGTTGGGATTGACTGCAATGAGACAGAGAAAG ggcCCTGCCACCCTAATCCTTGCCACAACAATGGTGAGTGCCAGCTGGTCCCAAACCGGGGCGACGTCTTCACCGACTACATCTGCAAGTGCCCTGCGGGGTACGATGGGGTGCACTGCCAGAACA ACAAGAATGAGTGCTCCTCCCAGCCTTGTAAAAATGGAGGCACCTGCCTGGACCTGGATGGTGACTACACCTGCAAGTGTCCTTCTCCATTTCTGGGGAAGACCTGCCACGTCC gctgtgctgtgctcctgggcaTGGAAGGAGGAGCCATCTCTGATGCCCAGCTCTCAGCATCCTCTGTCTATTACGGCTTCCTTGGCCTCCAGCGCTGGGGGCCAGAGCTCGCCCGCCTCAACAACCACGGCATCGTCAATGCCTGGACTTCCAGCAACTACGATAAGAACCCCTGGATCCAG GCCAACCTGCTGCGGAAGATGCGGCTGAGCGGGATCATCACGCAGGGCGCGCGCCGCGTGGGGCAGCAGGAGTTTGTCCGCGCCTACAAAGTTGCCTACAGCCTGGATGGGCGGGAATTCACCTTCTTCAAGGATGAGAAGAAGGATGTGGACAAG GTTTTTGAGGGGAACGTGGACTATGGCACCATGCAGACCAACATGTTCAACCCTCCCATCACGGCCCAGTTCATCCGCATCTACCCCGTGATGTGCCGCCGCGCCTGCACGCTGCGCTTCGAGCTCATCGGCTGCGAGATGAACG GTTGCTCGGAGCCTCTGGGCATGAAATCCCACCTCATCTCCGACCAGCAGATCACAGCCTCCAGTGTCTTCAAGACCTGGGGCATCGATGCCTTTGCCTGGCACCCTCATTACGCTCGCTTGGACATGACGGGAAAAACCAACGCCTGGACAGCCCTGAAGAACGACCAGTCTGAGTGGCTGCAG ATTGACCTCCGGGACCAGAAGAAGGTGACAGGCATCATCACACAAGGAGCCCGTGACTTTGGGCACATCCAGTATGTGGCAGCTTACAAGGTGGCCTACAGTGACAACGGCACGTCCTGGACCCTGTACCGGGATGCCCAGACAAACAGCACCAAG ATCTTCCATGGCAACAATGACAACTACTCACACAAGAAGAACGTGTTCGATGTGCCCTTCTATGCCCGCTATGTCCGCATCCTGCCCGTGGCCTGGAACAACCGCATCACCCTGCgcgtggagctgctgggctgcgATGAGTAG
- the MFGE8 gene encoding lactadherin isoform X1, which translates to MGAARLFRALLAVAVAFPLLLLVSGDFCDVNHCQNGGTCLTGINEAPFFCICPEGYVGIDCNETEKGPCHPNPCHNNGECQLVPNRGDVFTDYICKCPAGYDGVHCQNNKNECSSQPCKNGGTCLDLDGDYTCKCPSPFLGKTCHVRCAVLLGMEGGAISDAQLSASSVYYGFLGLQRWGPELARLNNHGIVNAWTSSNYDKNPWIQANLLRKMRLSGIITQGARRVGQQEFVRAYKVAYSLDGREFTFFKDEKKDVDKVFEGNVDYGTMQTNMFNPPITAQFIRIYPVMCRRACTLRFELIGCEMNVYFNTAGCSEPLGMKSHLISDQQITASSVFKTWGIDAFAWHPHYARLDMTGKTNAWTALKNDQSEWLQIDLRDQKKVTGIITQGARDFGHIQYVAAYKVAYSDNGTSWTLYRDAQTNSTKIFHGNNDNYSHKKNVFDVPFYARYVRILPVAWNNRITLRVELLGCDE; encoded by the exons ATGGGGGCGGCGAGGTTGTTTAGGGCGCTGCTCGCCGTGGCGGTGGCGttcccgctgctgctgctcgtgTCCG GTGACTTCTGCGACGTGAACCACTGTCAGAATGGGGGCACCTGCCTGACTGGGATTAATGAGGCCCCCTTCTTCTGCATCTGCCCTGAGGGCTATGTTGGGATTGACTGCAATGAGACAGAGAAAG ggcCCTGCCACCCTAATCCTTGCCACAACAATGGTGAGTGCCAGCTGGTCCCAAACCGGGGCGACGTCTTCACCGACTACATCTGCAAGTGCCCTGCGGGGTACGATGGGGTGCACTGCCAGAACA ACAAGAATGAGTGCTCCTCCCAGCCTTGTAAAAATGGAGGCACCTGCCTGGACCTGGATGGTGACTACACCTGCAAGTGTCCTTCTCCATTTCTGGGGAAGACCTGCCACGTCC gctgtgctgtgctcctgggcaTGGAAGGAGGAGCCATCTCTGATGCCCAGCTCTCAGCATCCTCTGTCTATTACGGCTTCCTTGGCCTCCAGCGCTGGGGGCCAGAGCTCGCCCGCCTCAACAACCACGGCATCGTCAATGCCTGGACTTCCAGCAACTACGATAAGAACCCCTGGATCCAG GCCAACCTGCTGCGGAAGATGCGGCTGAGCGGGATCATCACGCAGGGCGCGCGCCGCGTGGGGCAGCAGGAGTTTGTCCGCGCCTACAAAGTTGCCTACAGCCTGGATGGGCGGGAATTCACCTTCTTCAAGGATGAGAAGAAGGATGTGGACAAG GTTTTTGAGGGGAACGTGGACTATGGCACCATGCAGACCAACATGTTCAACCCTCCCATCACGGCCCAGTTCATCCGCATCTACCCCGTGATGTGCCGCCGCGCCTGCACGCTGCGCTTCGAGCTCATCGGCTGCGAGATGAACG TGTATTTCAACACGGCAGGTTGCTCGGAGCCTCTGGGCATGAAATCCCACCTCATCTCCGACCAGCAGATCACAGCCTCCAGTGTCTTCAAGACCTGGGGCATCGATGCCTTTGCCTGGCACCCTCATTACGCTCGCTTGGACATGACGGGAAAAACCAACGCCTGGACAGCCCTGAAGAACGACCAGTCTGAGTGGCTGCAG ATTGACCTCCGGGACCAGAAGAAGGTGACAGGCATCATCACACAAGGAGCCCGTGACTTTGGGCACATCCAGTATGTGGCAGCTTACAAGGTGGCCTACAGTGACAACGGCACGTCCTGGACCCTGTACCGGGATGCCCAGACAAACAGCACCAAG ATCTTCCATGGCAACAATGACAACTACTCACACAAGAAGAACGTGTTCGATGTGCCCTTCTATGCCCGCTATGTCCGCATCCTGCCCGTGGCCTGGAACAACCGCATCACCCTGCgcgtggagctgctgggctgcgATGAGTAG